In the Kiritimatiellia bacterium genome, GCAAGGTCCTCGCAATCCCGGATGTACAGACTGTTCAGGCCGACATCGTGGAGGTTCATGCAGTGGGTCGATGGGTCGACCGGGACCTCGTCATACATCGGCGAATTATCCAGGCCGGATTCAAGCGCGCAGCCGTAGGTCTGGCCCACGCCTTTGGTTTCCCATTCGTTGTCGAGAATCGGGTCGTAGGGGTTCGACCCCCATGCCAGCAACTCACCCACGCAGCGGGCGCGAAGCCACCATCGGTTCCAAACTAAGAGGGAGTCGAACACCTCCTCCAGAAATTGGCGATCGCGCGTCCATCGGTAGACCTCGCGCACCATCATGGACCCGACCGGCGGTTGCGAGCGGTCCCGCGTTTTGAACCCGTGGCCGTTCGACGTGTTGGGCACAAACCCCTGCGGCAACATTTCGCGCAGAATTTCCCGCGAGTTCGCGATGGCCAGATCCGGCTCGTCGATGGCGGCCATGTAGGCGGCAAAGAATGTATCCCAGCAAAAGAGCACCCATCCGCCGTTGTATTCATTCCAAAGCCGGCTCACCGGACTGATCACTCGCCTACCGTTCGGATCATAAATGGTGTTCCATGCAAGGCAGGCGCTGAGCGCCGCGTGCGTCTCGGCTTCGGGGCCGAACCGTCGGGACCGCTCATCCAACGCGGCCCGCGCCCGGTTGAGCAGGCTGCAGATTTCATCGACGGGGCGCCATCGGCCGGTGGAGAGTCCCACGGGCTGTTCCAACGCAATCGCGAGATAGGGAGCCTGGGCGGTCAATTGCGCCTCCTCCACGGGTTCCCCGCCGACGGCGAAAACATTCGTGGACCCGTCGGGCCAAACCGCATCGAGCCGCGCGCCGTTTCGGCGAACACTGCCAGGCCGGTTCCAAAGAAAGGCGCCCTCTGCAACCAGGACGGCGGGTTTGCGATGGTTCTGAAAGGGGGTTGCCAGGGCGATCCAGTCGCCATCCACTGCGGCGGTTTGCACAAGGATTTCGAGTCCCTTCCAAAGAATTCGTAATTCCGTGTAGGCGCCATCGTAGGACCGAGGTCCGGGCCGGACAACCTCACGGTCGGCTTCTTTTCGGCCAATTAGAGCTTCACGCAGGTACATCCCCGAACGGTACTCCTTGATGCCGATGTTCACGGAGAAGCCGCAGGGGAGAAGGACGTGGGATAACACGCTGTGCGTATTCCACGTGTTCCACCCTTCGCCGAAACGAGAACTTCGAGCGGGAGCAATCGAATTCACGGTGTGAGGCCTTTTAGGTTCATAGGCCGGTTTGCGGGAGAATGACGGCGATCTGCGCCGACGGCCGCCGGAACGAAGTTGCCGGAACAAGGGGCCCGGCAAGGCGTTCGCCGTTTACCGTTATGCCGGGCTCCTCCCCGGCATGCGCGCGGCGAGCCTCGATCTCGACCCGGCAGCCTCGAAACTTCCGCGTGCACGAAAATCCGGCCCACTCCGCCGGCAACACCGGCTCGATCCGCAATCCCCCCAGCTCGGGCCGAATGCCGAGCAGATACTGGGTTGCCGCGATGTCCATCCAGGCGGCCGTGCCGGTGACATGCGGGATGTTTGCCCAACCGAACCGCGGATTTTCGGGGCCGATGATGCTGCTCGCCCACGCGTACGGCTCCGCCTGGTAGCGGTCGAGCCCGGCGCGGCGCAGGGCCAGGTGGGGCACAAGCTGGCGGAAGTACTGCCACGCGCGTTCTGCGCGGCCGAGAAGGGCCTCCGCAATGATCGCCCATGTGTTGGCGTGGCAGAAGATCGCCCCGTTCTCGCCGCACCCGAGCGAGTAGCCGACAAACGCATCCATGTCCTCCGGATAAGTTGGGAAACTCGGATGCAGTTTTTTGATCCCGCGCTCGGTGTTCAGGATTTGATACACAGCGTCCATCGCGCGGATTTGCCTGTCGCGGTCGCCCACATTCGCCAGGACGGACCAGCTTTGGGAATTCAGCCAGATTTTGCCGTACCGACACGTGCGCGAGCCGACGGGCGCACCGTCGTCGTCGAACGCGCGGATCCACCACTCGCCATCCCAGCAGCGAGTGGAAATGGCGTGAAGCTGCCCGTCGAGCGCGGAGGAAAGCCGGCGTTCCG is a window encoding:
- a CDS encoding trehalase family glycosidase gives rise to the protein MNSIAPARSSRFGEGWNTWNTHSVLSHVLLPCGFSVNIGIKEYRSGMYLREALIGRKEADREVVRPGPRSYDGAYTELRILWKGLEILVQTAAVDGDWIALATPFQNHRKPAVLVAEGAFLWNRPGSVRRNGARLDAVWPDGSTNVFAVGGEPVEEAQLTAQAPYLAIALEQPVGLSTGRWRPVDEICSLLNRARAALDERSRRFGPEAETHAALSACLAWNTIYDPNGRRVISPVSRLWNEYNGGWVLFCWDTFFAAYMAAIDEPDLAIANSREILREMLPQGFVPNTSNGHGFKTRDRSQPPVGSMMVREVYRWTRDRQFLEEVFDSLLVWNRWWLRARCVGELLAWGSNPYDPILDNEWETKGVGQTYGCALESGLDNSPMYDEVPVDPSTHCMNLHDVGLNSLYIRDCEDLADLARVLGRANEEQELRARAATWRAALQLLWNDERGLFMNRHTDSGAWSHRLSPTLFYPLLADAATADQATRMVAEHLMNPNEFWGDWVLPSISRDDPAFPEQHYWRGRIWPPMNFLVYLGLRRAGLRAAAAELAAKSKELFLREWRRDGHVHENYSGIDGWGCPYEWSDRFYHWGGLLGMIALIESGSVPGPELPLPT